In Nocardioides dokdonensis FR1436, the following are encoded in one genomic region:
- a CDS encoding peptide chain release factor 3 translates to MDDLDLRPRRTFAVISHPDAGKSTLTEALALHAAVISEAGAVHGKGGRKGTVSDWMEMEKARGISITSAALQFAYGDHVVNLVDTPGHADFSEDTYRVLSAVDSAVMLVDAAKGLEPQTLKLFQVCAHRGIPVITVINKWDRPGLDPLELLDSIEKQIGLRPTPLTWPVGIAGDFRGVLNRRTGGFIRYTRTAGGSTRVPEEHLDAEAAAAAEPDRWAEAQEGHELLSADGADHDQDKFLAGQTTPVLFASALSNFGVAQLLEVLLELAPAPGPTTAVDGGQRQPEDDFSAFVFKVQSGMDTSHRDRLAYARVCSGTFERGMVVTHATTGRPFTTKYAQAVFGRERTSVERARPGDIVGLVNASALRVGDTIHAGAPVRYPPIATFAPEYFATVSVTDTGRWKQFRKGIEQLDQEGVIQVLRSELRGDQAPVLAAVGPMQFEVVTARMEAEYRAPVRLESLDYSIARRVEPEQRDEVAALRGVEVMQRTDGVLLALFSDRWRLEAIERLNPHLRLEALVAGRG, encoded by the coding sequence GTGGATGACCTCGACCTTCGACCCCGCCGGACGTTCGCCGTCATCAGCCACCCGGACGCCGGCAAGTCGACCTTGACCGAGGCCCTGGCCCTGCACGCCGCCGTGATCTCCGAGGCCGGCGCCGTGCACGGGAAGGGTGGTCGCAAGGGCACCGTCTCGGACTGGATGGAGATGGAGAAGGCGCGCGGCATCTCCATCACCTCCGCCGCACTGCAGTTCGCCTACGGCGACCACGTCGTCAACCTGGTCGACACCCCCGGTCACGCCGACTTCTCCGAGGACACCTACCGGGTGCTCTCCGCGGTCGACTCGGCGGTGATGCTGGTCGACGCCGCCAAGGGGCTCGAGCCGCAGACGCTCAAGCTCTTCCAGGTCTGCGCCCACCGGGGCATCCCGGTGATCACGGTCATCAACAAGTGGGACCGGCCGGGCCTGGACCCGCTCGAGCTGCTGGACTCGATCGAGAAGCAGATCGGCCTGCGACCCACGCCGCTGACCTGGCCGGTCGGCATCGCCGGGGACTTCCGCGGCGTGCTGAACCGTCGTACGGGCGGGTTCATCCGGTACACGCGCACCGCCGGCGGCAGCACCCGGGTCCCCGAGGAGCACCTCGACGCCGAGGCCGCCGCCGCCGCGGAGCCGGACCGGTGGGCCGAGGCGCAGGAGGGGCACGAGCTGCTCAGCGCCGACGGCGCCGACCACGACCAGGACAAGTTCCTGGCCGGGCAGACGACGCCGGTGCTCTTCGCCTCCGCGCTCTCCAACTTCGGTGTCGCCCAGCTGCTCGAGGTGCTGCTCGAGCTGGCTCCCGCACCCGGGCCCACCACGGCCGTCGACGGCGGCCAGCGACAGCCGGAGGACGACTTCAGCGCCTTCGTGTTCAAGGTGCAGTCCGGGATGGACACCAGCCACCGCGACCGACTCGCCTACGCCCGTGTCTGCTCCGGCACCTTCGAGCGCGGGATGGTCGTCACCCACGCCACCACGGGGCGCCCGTTCACCACCAAGTACGCCCAGGCGGTCTTCGGTCGTGAGCGCACCTCGGTCGAGCGGGCCCGGCCCGGCGACATCGTCGGCCTGGTCAACGCCTCCGCGCTGCGGGTGGGGGACACCATCCACGCAGGCGCGCCGGTGCGCTACCCCCCGATCGCCACGTTCGCCCCCGAGTACTTCGCCACCGTCAGCGTCACCGACACCGGCCGCTGGAAGCAGTTCCGCAAGGGCATCGAGCAGCTCGACCAGGAGGGCGTCATCCAGGTGCTGCGCTCGGAGCTGCGTGGTGACCAGGCGCCGGTGCTCGCCGCCGTCGGACCGATGCAGTTCGAGGTCGTGACCGCACGCATGGAGGCGGAGTACCGCGCCCCGGTGCGGCTCGAGAGCCTCGACTACAGCATCGCCCGCCGTGTCGAGCCGGAGCAGCGCGACGAGGTCGCCGCCCTGCGCGGGGTCGAGGTCATGCAGCGCACCGACGGCGTGCTGCTGGCGCTCTTCTCGGACCGGTGGCGCCTGGAGGCCATCGAGCGGCTGAACCCGCACCTGCGGCTCGAGGCGCTCGTGGCCGGGCGCGGCTGA
- a CDS encoding ribonuclease J: protein MSHPHPELQAPPALRSGALRIVALGGLGEIGRNMAVFEHEGRMLIVDCGVLFPEEHQPGVDVILPDFTWIRDRLDKIEAIVLTHGHEDHIGGVPYLLRERADIPLIGSRLTLALIKEKLKEHRIRPVLREVKEGDRLDLAPFDCEFFAVNHSIPDGLAVAIRTAAGTVLHTGDFKMDQFPLDGRITDLRGFARLADEGVDLFMTDSTNAEVPGFTTSERDLAPAIEKVFRTAPRRIIVSSFASHVHRIQQVLDTSHEHGRKVAFVGRSMVRNMGVAQDLGYLTVPEGLIVPLDQLERLPAHKATLICTGSQGEPLAALSRMAARDHKIRVGEGDTILMASSVIPGNENAISNVINGLTRWGANVVHKGNAKVHVSGHASAGELVYCYNIIKPRNVMPVHGEYRHLRANADLAISTGMDPKNVVLAEDGVVVDLDKGHAKITGKVQAGLVFVDAQQVGGVTEATLKDRRTLAEEGVVTVLAIVDADTGKLADRPDFLVRGFVHEPKAFDPAVQVIEKTLARAASEGIGDARQLEQMITRDISRWSHKTFRRSPLIIPVVVDA from the coding sequence GTGAGCCACCCCCACCCAGAGCTGCAGGCGCCTCCGGCCCTGCGGTCCGGCGCCCTGCGCATCGTGGCGCTCGGCGGCCTCGGCGAGATCGGCCGCAACATGGCGGTCTTCGAGCACGAGGGCAGGATGCTCATCGTCGACTGCGGCGTGCTCTTCCCCGAGGAGCACCAGCCCGGCGTCGACGTGATCCTGCCGGACTTCACCTGGATCCGGGACCGGCTCGACAAGATCGAGGCCATCGTCCTCACCCACGGTCACGAGGACCACATCGGTGGCGTGCCGTACCTGCTGCGCGAGCGGGCCGACATCCCCCTGATCGGCTCGCGCCTGACGCTGGCGCTGATCAAGGAGAAGCTCAAGGAGCACCGGATCCGTCCGGTCCTGCGCGAGGTCAAGGAGGGCGACCGGCTCGACCTCGCCCCCTTCGACTGCGAGTTCTTCGCCGTCAACCACTCCATCCCGGACGGCCTGGCCGTGGCCATCCGCACCGCCGCGGGCACGGTCCTGCACACCGGTGACTTCAAGATGGACCAGTTCCCGCTCGACGGCCGGATCACCGACCTGCGCGGGTTCGCGCGCCTGGCCGACGAGGGCGTCGACCTGTTCATGACCGACTCGACCAACGCGGAGGTGCCCGGGTTCACCACCTCCGAGCGCGACCTCGCGCCGGCGATCGAGAAGGTCTTCCGCACCGCCCCGCGCCGCATCATCGTCTCCAGCTTCGCCAGCCACGTGCACCGCATCCAGCAGGTCCTCGACACCTCGCACGAGCACGGCCGCAAGGTCGCCTTCGTGGGCCGCTCGATGGTCCGCAACATGGGTGTCGCCCAGGACCTCGGCTACCTCACGGTCCCCGAGGGCCTGATCGTGCCGCTCGACCAGCTGGAGCGGCTGCCCGCCCACAAGGCCACCCTGATCTGCACCGGTTCGCAGGGCGAGCCGCTGGCCGCGCTGTCGCGGATGGCCGCGCGCGACCACAAGATCCGGGTCGGCGAGGGCGACACCATCCTGATGGCCAGCTCGGTGATCCCGGGCAACGAGAACGCCATCTCCAACGTGATCAACGGGCTCACCCGCTGGGGCGCCAACGTCGTCCACAAGGGCAACGCCAAGGTGCACGTCTCGGGTCACGCCAGCGCCGGCGAGCTCGTCTACTGCTACAACATCATCAAGCCCCGCAACGTGATGCCCGTGCACGGCGAGTACCGCCACCTGCGCGCCAACGCGGACCTGGCGATCAGCACCGGCATGGACCCCAAGAACGTCGTGCTGGCCGAGGACGGCGTGGTCGTCGACCTGGACAAGGGCCACGCCAAGATCACCGGCAAGGTCCAGGCCGGGCTCGTCTTCGTCGACGCCCAGCAGGTCGGCGGCGTCACCGAGGCCACGCTGAAGGACCGCCGCACGCTGGCCGAGGAAGGCGTCGTCACCGTCCTCGCCATCGTCGACGCCGACACCGGCAAGCTGGCCGACCGGCCGGACTTCCTGGTGCGTGGCTTCGTGCACGAGCCGAAGGCCTTCGACCCGGCCGTCCAGGTGATCGAGAAGACCCTCGCCCGGGCCGCCTCCGAGGGCATCGGCGACGCCCGTCAGCTGGAGCAGATGATCACCCGCGACATCAGCCGCTGGTCGCACAAGACCTTCCGTCGCAGCCCGCTCATCATCCCGGTGGTCGTCGACGCCTGA
- a CDS encoding MarR family winged helix-turn-helix transcriptional regulator, whose translation MNDTTWLSSTQQRTWRRWLRLNALLPAALHRGLQSDAGLSLPDFDVLVVLTDSPDARVRVAELARGLHWERSRVSHHIARMERRGLVAREDCAEDGRGAWVMLTAQGRTAIEQAAPAHVQTVRRLVFEALTPDEVDVLDTVIEKVLARLEEAGPPA comes from the coding sequence ATGAACGACACGACGTGGCTCTCCTCCACCCAGCAGCGGACCTGGCGGCGCTGGCTCCGGCTCAACGCGCTGCTGCCGGCCGCGCTGCACCGGGGGCTGCAGAGCGACGCAGGCCTCTCCCTCCCCGACTTCGACGTCCTGGTGGTGCTCACCGACAGTCCCGACGCGCGCGTGCGGGTCGCGGAGCTGGCCCGCGGCCTGCACTGGGAGCGCAGCCGGGTCTCGCACCACATCGCCCGGATGGAGCGGCGCGGGCTCGTCGCCCGGGAGGACTGCGCGGAGGACGGCCGTGGTGCCTGGGTGATGCTCACCGCGCAGGGGCGCACCGCCATCGAGCAGGCGGCTCCGGCGCACGTCCAGACCGTGCGCCGCCTGGTGTTCGAGGCGCTCACGCCCGACGAGGTCGATGTGCTGGACACGGTCATCGAGAAGGTGCTGGCGCGGCTCGAGGAGGCCGGGCCGCCGGCCTGA
- a CDS encoding YceI family protein yields the protein MTSTAHTPATVADLTGTWTIDPTHTRIGFVARHAMVTKVRGAFNEFEGTAVVDGDDFARTAVNLTIKATSIDTRNEQRDGHLRSNDFLAMDDHPEITFVSTGVAQTASGLELTGDLTIKGTTNSVTVPFDFEGTATDPFGNLRAGFEGSVVINRKDYSITWNAALETGGVLVSEKITLEFEVSAIKNA from the coding sequence ATGACCAGCACCGCCCACACCCCCGCCACCGTCGCCGACCTCACCGGAACCTGGACCATCGACCCCACGCACACCCGCATCGGCTTCGTCGCCCGGCACGCGATGGTCACCAAGGTCCGCGGCGCCTTCAACGAGTTCGAGGGCACCGCCGTCGTCGACGGCGACGACTTCGCCAGGACCGCCGTCAACCTGACCATCAAGGCGACCAGCATCGACACCCGCAACGAGCAGCGCGACGGCCACCTGAGGAGCAACGACTTCCTCGCGATGGACGACCACCCCGAGATCACCTTCGTCTCCACCGGCGTCGCCCAGACCGCCTCGGGCCTCGAGCTCACCGGCGACCTGACCATCAAGGGCACGACGAACTCCGTCACCGTGCCCTTCGACTTCGAGGGCACCGCCACCGACCCGTTCGGCAACCTCCGCGCCGGGTTCGAGGGCTCCGTGGTCATCAACCGGAAGGACTACAGCATCACCTGGAACGCCGCGCTCGAGACCGGCGGCGTGCTGGTCAGCGAGAAGATCACCCTCGAGTTCGAGGTCTCCGCGATCAAGAACGCCTGA
- a CDS encoding pirin family protein has product MSTVNLTENVDVRRAEDRFKSRFGWLDSKHSFSFGQHFDRSNTHHGLLLVNNDDVVDAGTGFDTHPHRDMEIVTWVLEGSLVHQDSTGHNGIIYPGLAQRMSAGRGILHSEKNDSWTIGGEAHQDPVHFVQMWVVPDEESIVPGYEQLEIDHELLSGSLVPVASGMEKHDGASAIRIQNKYAALHVARLQPGQSVELPEAPFLHLFVPRGSVSLEGAGALTTGDAVRFTATGGQKVTATEAAEILVWEMHATVAA; this is encoded by the coding sequence ATGAGCACCGTGAACCTCACCGAGAACGTCGACGTACGCCGCGCCGAGGACCGCTTCAAGAGCCGGTTCGGTTGGCTGGACTCGAAGCACTCCTTCTCCTTCGGTCAGCACTTCGACCGCAGCAACACCCACCACGGGCTGCTGCTGGTCAACAACGATGACGTCGTCGACGCCGGCACCGGCTTCGACACCCACCCGCACCGCGACATGGAGATCGTCACCTGGGTGCTCGAGGGCTCCCTGGTGCACCAGGACTCCACCGGCCACAACGGGATCATCTACCCCGGGCTGGCGCAGCGGATGAGCGCCGGCCGCGGCATCCTGCACTCGGAGAAGAACGACTCCTGGACCATCGGCGGCGAGGCCCACCAGGACCCCGTGCACTTCGTGCAGATGTGGGTCGTGCCCGATGAGGAGAGCATCGTGCCGGGCTACGAGCAGCTCGAGATCGACCACGAGCTCCTGTCCGGCTCGCTGGTGCCGGTGGCCTCCGGGATGGAGAAGCACGACGGCGCCTCCGCGATCCGGATCCAGAACAAGTACGCCGCCCTGCACGTCGCCCGCCTCCAGCCCGGCCAGTCGGTCGAGCTGCCCGAGGCGCCGTTCCTGCACCTCTTCGTGCCCCGCGGCTCGGTCTCGCTCGAGGGCGCCGGCGCCCTGACCACGGGCGACGCCGTCCGGTTCACCGCCACGGGCGGCCAGAAGGTCACCGCGACCGAGGCCGCGGAGATCCTCGTCTGGGAGATGCACGCGACCGTCGCGGCCTGA
- a CDS encoding GNAT family N-acetyltransferase, producing the protein MITVRDNREKNRYEIHDGDQLAGFTDYKLTSAKIAFTHTEVDPAFGGRGLARRLVEFGLDDARERGLAVLPFCPYVRKVIAADPEKCLDLVPAKDRDRFDLPAAEDPA; encoded by the coding sequence GTGATCACCGTCCGCGACAACCGCGAGAAGAACCGCTACGAGATCCACGACGGCGACCAGCTCGCCGGGTTCACCGACTACAAGCTCACCTCCGCCAAGATCGCGTTCACCCACACCGAGGTCGATCCGGCGTTCGGTGGCCGTGGGCTGGCCCGCCGGCTGGTGGAGTTCGGGCTCGACGACGCGCGCGAGCGTGGCCTGGCGGTGCTGCCGTTCTGCCCCTACGTGCGCAAGGTGATCGCCGCCGACCCCGAGAAGTGCCTCGACCTCGTCCCGGCCAAGGACCGCGACCGGTTCGACCTCCCCGCAGCCGAGGACCCGGCGTGA
- a CDS encoding acyl-CoA dehydrogenase family protein, with product MSADVNASSDLYALTEEHRAIRSAVRELCDAKVAPYAAAVDEEARFPREAATALQAADFHAPHVPEEFGGAGADALATVLVIEEVARACVSSSLIPAVNKLGSLPLQIAGSQELKAKYLGALARGEGGFSYCLSEPDAGSDAMAMKTRAVRDGDHWVLNGTKRWITNAGESEYYTVIAVTDPEKRSKGISAFVVEKSDEGVSFGAPEKKLGIKGSPTREVYLDNVRIPADRMIGAEGTGFETAMKTLDHTRVTIAAQAVGVAQGALDYALGYAQERQQFGKDIADFQGLQFMLADMGMKVEAARQMTYAAAGRSERGDADLTFFGAAAKCFASDVAMEVTVNAVQVLGGYGFTRDYPVERMMRDAKITQIYEGTNQVQRIVMARQLLAGVQSHL from the coding sequence GTGAGTGCCGACGTGAACGCCTCGAGCGACCTCTACGCCCTGACCGAGGAGCACCGCGCGATCCGCTCGGCCGTGCGCGAGCTGTGCGACGCCAAGGTGGCGCCGTACGCCGCCGCCGTCGACGAGGAGGCGCGCTTCCCCCGGGAGGCGGCCACCGCGCTGCAGGCCGCCGACTTCCACGCCCCGCACGTGCCCGAGGAGTTCGGCGGGGCCGGCGCGGACGCGCTGGCCACCGTGCTGGTCATCGAGGAGGTGGCGCGTGCCTGCGTGTCGTCCTCGCTGATCCCGGCCGTGAACAAGCTCGGCTCGCTGCCGCTGCAGATCGCCGGCTCCCAGGAGCTGAAGGCGAAGTACCTCGGCGCGCTCGCCCGCGGCGAGGGCGGCTTCTCCTACTGCCTCTCCGAGCCTGACGCCGGGTCCGACGCGATGGCGATGAAGACCCGCGCGGTGCGCGACGGCGACCACTGGGTGCTCAACGGCACCAAGCGCTGGATCACCAACGCCGGGGAGTCGGAGTACTACACCGTCATCGCCGTCACCGACCCCGAGAAGCGGTCGAAGGGCATCTCGGCCTTCGTGGTCGAGAAGTCCGACGAGGGCGTCTCCTTCGGGGCCCCCGAGAAGAAGCTCGGCATCAAGGGCTCCCCGACGCGTGAGGTCTACCTCGACAACGTGCGGATCCCCGCCGATCGGATGATCGGCGCCGAGGGCACCGGCTTCGAGACCGCGATGAAGACCCTCGACCACACCCGCGTCACCATCGCCGCCCAGGCCGTCGGCGTCGCCCAGGGCGCCCTCGACTACGCGCTGGGGTACGCGCAGGAGCGCCAGCAGTTCGGCAAGGACATCGCGGACTTCCAGGGCCTGCAGTTCATGCTCGCCGACATGGGGATGAAGGTGGAGGCCGCACGGCAGATGACGTACGCCGCCGCCGGCCGCTCCGAGCGCGGCGACGCCGACCTCACCTTCTTCGGGGCTGCGGCCAAGTGCTTCGCCTCCGACGTGGCCATGGAGGTCACCGTCAACGCCGTCCAGGTGCTCGGTGGCTACGGCTTCACCCGCGACTACCCCGTCGAGCGGATGATGCGCGACGCCAAGATCACCCAGATCTACGAGGGCACCAACCAGGTCCAGCGGATCGTGATGGCCCGCCAGCTCCTCGCCGGCGTCCAGTCCCACCTCTGA
- a CDS encoding 3-hydroxybutyryl-CoA dehydrogenase: MEPGQKVGVVGCGLMGAGIAEVSARAGLDVVVVESSQAAADAGRSRLEASLKRAESRGKVDSVDEVLQRIRVETELDALADRTLVIEAIVEDEAVKVDLFKRLDEIVTAPDAILASNTSSIPIMKLGVVTSRPQQVLGIHFFNPVPVLKLVELVPSLLTSETTTETARSFVEDLLGKRSILCQDRAGFVVNALLVPFILSGIRMMESGFASAEDIDQGLVLGAAHPQGPLALADLIGLDTTKAVAESLYEEFKEPLYAPPPLLARMVDAGLLGRKSGRGFYTYDAK, translated from the coding sequence ATGGAGCCAGGTCAGAAGGTCGGGGTCGTGGGATGCGGCCTGATGGGTGCGGGCATCGCCGAGGTCTCGGCACGTGCCGGCCTCGATGTGGTCGTCGTCGAGTCGAGCCAGGCTGCCGCCGACGCCGGCCGCTCGCGCCTCGAGGCGTCGCTGAAGCGTGCGGAGTCGCGCGGCAAGGTCGACTCCGTCGACGAGGTGCTCCAGCGGATCCGGGTGGAGACCGAGCTCGACGCGCTCGCCGACCGCACCCTCGTCATCGAGGCGATCGTCGAGGACGAGGCCGTCAAGGTCGACCTCTTCAAGCGGTTGGACGAGATCGTCACCGCTCCGGACGCGATCCTGGCCTCCAACACCTCCTCCATCCCGATCATGAAGCTCGGGGTCGTCACCTCGCGGCCCCAGCAGGTGCTCGGCATCCACTTCTTCAACCCGGTGCCGGTGCTCAAGCTCGTCGAGCTGGTGCCCAGCCTGCTGACCTCGGAGACGACCACCGAGACCGCGCGCAGCTTCGTCGAGGACCTGCTGGGCAAGCGCTCGATCCTGTGCCAGGACCGGGCCGGCTTCGTGGTCAACGCCCTGCTGGTGCCCTTCATCCTCTCCGGCATCCGGATGATGGAGTCCGGCTTCGCCTCGGCCGAGGACATCGACCAGGGCCTGGTGCTGGGCGCTGCGCACCCGCAGGGCCCGCTGGCCCTCGCCGACCTGATCGGCCTCGACACGACGAAGGCCGTGGCCGAGTCGCTGTACGAGGAGTTCAAGGAGCCCCTCTACGCCCCGCCGCCGCTGCTGGCCCGGATGGTCGACGCCGGCCTGCTGGGTCGCAAGTCCGGCCGCGGCTTCTACACCTACGACGCGAAGTGA
- a CDS encoding TetR/AcrR family transcriptional regulator encodes MPDTSPAPTPAPRDRLRAAAFQLFEERGYDETTVGDIAEAAGVGRTSFFRAFRSKEDVIFPEHADLLDRIGARLATATAPGAATLIGVTEATRMVLEHYLQDGDVARARYRLTRTVPALRDRELASTLQYHRVYRDALRTWTGEVPGEDLRAELLAAAVVTAHNHVLRRWLRGTIDAARAVAELEVALDQAVAQSLGGDPAPPAGGGTAIVVLRTPHDVDAVLPALRRALAGDPAGDPAGDPAEDGHGDRRH; translated from the coding sequence ATGCCGGACACGAGCCCCGCGCCGACGCCCGCACCACGCGACCGGCTGCGCGCGGCGGCCTTCCAGCTCTTCGAGGAGCGGGGGTACGACGAGACGACGGTCGGCGACATCGCCGAGGCCGCCGGCGTGGGCCGGACCTCCTTCTTCCGCGCCTTCCGCTCCAAGGAGGACGTGATCTTCCCCGAGCACGCCGACCTCCTCGATCGGATCGGGGCCCGGCTGGCCACCGCCACAGCGCCGGGAGCGGCCACGCTCATCGGCGTCACCGAGGCCACCCGGATGGTCCTCGAGCACTACCTGCAGGACGGTGACGTCGCCCGCGCCCGCTACCGGCTGACCCGCACGGTCCCGGCACTTCGGGACCGCGAGCTGGCCAGCACCCTGCAGTACCACCGCGTCTACCGCGACGCCCTGCGCACCTGGACCGGCGAGGTGCCCGGGGAGGACCTGCGCGCCGAGCTGCTCGCGGCCGCCGTGGTGACCGCCCACAACCACGTGCTGCGCCGCTGGCTGCGCGGGACCATCGATGCCGCCCGGGCGGTCGCCGAGCTGGAGGTCGCGCTGGACCAGGCCGTGGCGCAGTCGCTCGGCGGCGACCCGGCCCCGCCCGCGGGTGGCGGGACCGCCATCGTGGTGCTGCGCACGCCGCACGACGTGGACGCGGTGCTGCCGGCACTGCGCCGGGCCCTTGCTGGCGATCCGGCCGGCGACCCGGCTGGTGACCCGGCCGAGGACGGGCACGGAGACCGACGCCACTGA
- a CDS encoding PaaI family thioesterase, with amino-acid sequence MAGYVQDDISSEEQDRQRDLYAPFTAALRGLVDAGIRTEVDDDEIRAVQAEVEALTERLRVRQIAGSYGVRFNQEGRGRAWGNAVVGVRNAVAPPLVIEHEGETGRVWSDFHLGAAYEGPPTLVHGGVSALILDQMLGEAAGAGKRPGMTGTLTLVYRQGTPLGPLRAEAWIDRVDGIKTWAKGRILGPDGVTVEAEGVFILPKWARPAFAEQESATQPTPPFFE; translated from the coding sequence GTGGCCGGATACGTGCAGGACGACATCTCCTCCGAGGAGCAGGACCGGCAGCGTGATCTGTACGCGCCGTTCACCGCCGCACTCCGGGGACTGGTCGACGCCGGCATCCGCACCGAGGTCGACGACGACGAGATCCGTGCGGTCCAGGCGGAGGTCGAGGCGCTGACGGAGCGGCTGCGGGTCCGTCAGATCGCCGGTTCCTACGGCGTGCGCTTCAACCAGGAGGGGCGCGGACGGGCCTGGGGCAACGCCGTGGTCGGGGTCCGCAACGCGGTCGCGCCGCCGCTGGTGATCGAGCACGAGGGCGAGACCGGCCGGGTGTGGTCGGACTTCCACCTGGGCGCCGCCTACGAGGGCCCGCCCACGCTGGTGCACGGTGGCGTCTCCGCCCTGATCCTCGACCAGATGCTCGGCGAGGCCGCCGGTGCCGGCAAGCGCCCCGGCATGACCGGCACGCTGACCCTGGTCTACCGGCAGGGCACGCCGCTGGGCCCGCTGCGCGCCGAGGCCTGGATCGACCGCGTGGACGGCATCAAGACCTGGGCCAAGGGCCGCATCCTGGGCCCCGACGGCGTGACCGTCGAGGCCGAGGGGGTCTTCATCCTCCCCAAGTGGGCGCGCCCGGCCTTCGCCGAGCAGGAGTCAGCGACGCAGCCGACCCCGCCGTTCTTCGAGTAG
- a CDS encoding NAD(P)/FAD-dependent oxidoreductase: protein MTATQDASPESGRRHRVVVIGSGFGGLFGTKHLRRADVDVTMVAKTTHHLFQPLLYQVATGILSEGEIAPPTREVLSSQDNATVLLGEVTGIDLEQRRVTSQVLGRETVSEYDSLIVAAGAGQSYFGNDHFAEFAPGMKSIDDALELRGRIFGAFEMAELAAARGEEVDHLLTFVVVGAGPTGVEMAGQIAELAHRTLRRDFRHINTRQARVLLVDAASQVLPPFGAKLGERTKKELEALGVEVVLGAMVTDVDERGLEMSYKDGRSVRVEAVTKIWAAGVQGSPLGKTLSEQTGAPLDRAGRIGVNPDLTLPGHPEVFVVGDMIALDNLPGVAQVAIQGAKYAAKEIDGRLKGKPAQEPFKYFDKGSMATISRFRAVAMVGRLRLTGFIAWLMWLAVHLFYITGFKNRVSAVMHWFVSFLGRGRSERTATEQQIFGRSALARLQRGATDLVSAPGEYDDLRRRADAERRAVLEAQAVEEARLTDAGERGTRAGERA, encoded by the coding sequence GACGCCACCGGGTGGTGGTGATCGGATCCGGCTTCGGTGGGCTCTTCGGCACCAAGCACCTGCGACGCGCCGACGTCGACGTGACGATGGTGGCCAAGACCACCCACCACCTCTTCCAGCCGCTGCTCTACCAGGTGGCCACCGGCATCCTCTCCGAGGGCGAGATCGCTCCCCCGACGCGCGAGGTCCTCAGCTCCCAGGACAACGCGACGGTGCTGCTGGGCGAGGTCACGGGCATCGACCTCGAGCAGCGCCGGGTCACCTCGCAGGTCCTGGGCCGCGAGACCGTGTCGGAGTACGACTCGCTGATCGTCGCTGCCGGGGCCGGGCAGTCCTACTTCGGCAACGACCACTTCGCCGAGTTCGCGCCCGGCATGAAGAGCATCGACGACGCCCTCGAGCTGCGCGGGCGCATCTTCGGCGCCTTCGAGATGGCCGAGCTCGCGGCCGCCCGTGGCGAGGAGGTCGACCACCTGCTCACCTTCGTCGTCGTCGGCGCCGGTCCGACCGGCGTCGAGATGGCCGGCCAGATCGCCGAGCTGGCCCACCGCACGTTGCGCCGCGACTTCCGCCACATCAACACCAGGCAGGCGCGGGTCCTCCTCGTCGACGCGGCCTCGCAGGTGCTGCCGCCCTTCGGGGCCAAGCTGGGGGAGCGGACCAAGAAGGAGCTCGAGGCCCTCGGTGTCGAGGTGGTGCTCGGTGCCATGGTCACCGACGTCGACGAACGCGGTCTCGAGATGTCCTACAAGGACGGTCGCTCCGTCCGGGTCGAGGCGGTCACCAAGATCTGGGCCGCCGGAGTGCAGGGCAGCCCGCTGGGGAAGACGCTCTCGGAGCAGACCGGTGCCCCGCTCGACCGTGCGGGACGCATCGGCGTCAACCCCGACCTGACCCTGCCGGGCCACCCCGAGGTGTTCGTGGTCGGCGACATGATCGCCCTCGACAACCTCCCCGGTGTCGCCCAGGTCGCGATCCAGGGCGCGAAGTACGCCGCCAAGGAGATCGACGGCCGGCTCAAGGGCAAGCCAGCGCAGGAGCCCTTCAAGTACTTCGACAAGGGCTCGATGGCCACCATCAGCCGCTTCCGGGCCGTCGCCATGGTCGGCAGGCTGCGCCTGACCGGCTTCATCGCCTGGCTGATGTGGCTCGCGGTGCACCTCTTCTACATCACCGGCTTCAAGAACCGGGTCAGCGCCGTCATGCACTGGTTCGTCTCGTTCCTGGGCCGCGGCCGCTCCGAGCGCACCGCGACCGAGCAGCAGATCTTCGGACGCAGCGCGCTGGCCAGGCTGCAGCGCGGCGCCACGGACCTCGTCTCTGCGCCCGGCGAGTACGACGACCTGCGCCGTCGTGCCGACGCGGAGCGCCGTGCGGTGCTGGAGGCCCAGGCCGTCGAGGAGGCCCGGCTGACCGACGCGGGGGAGCGCGGCACCCGCGCGGGCGAGCGCGCCTGA